A region of Peromyscus maniculatus bairdii isolate BWxNUB_F1_BW_parent chromosome 7, HU_Pman_BW_mat_3.1, whole genome shotgun sequence DNA encodes the following proteins:
- the Rtp3 gene encoding receptor-transporting protein 3 isoform X1: MMEDIELWQQVFQELIQEVKPWHKWTLTQDNGLLPDVLKPGWMQYQQKTFARFHCSCCSRSWASGCVLTIFHMHWCEKKGQGQVKMRVFAQRCNKCPEPLFAAPEFTWDNISRILNNLLFRILKKCYGEGFKQMDEIPLHGDTSLQGPHDSSNCEACLQGFCAQSGSGLASKPPARPLSPTPSKTTREPQVTTICSDDPRSQTSSKVEKPQASKVDPKASNPPKAALKVSHTSHPSTSILTIQQLSRVSSPTPTCVTQMPSPVKSSTAADAGKKTRSKTPKALPPPSSVVPPTSSSVVPPTSSSVVPPTSSSVVPPTSSSVVPPTSSSVVPPTFSSVVPPTSSSVVPPTSSLFVLPTSSLFVPPTRSFAPPTSSLFVPPTRSFAPPTSSLFVPPTSSFVPPPHSYVVPDSWRPPANTACQVERSSHIHPPRESCREACCEACCEDFCDCGRACCRGFCNCLSRKPRQFLVFLFIVAVIVTLYIKYGI, from the exons ATGATGGAAGACATAGAGTTATGGCAACAAGTTTTCCAGGAGCTGATTCAAGAAGTGAAACCATGGCACAAATGGACCCTCACACAAGACAATGGCCTTCTTCCTGATGTTCTGAAGCCAGGATGGATGCAGTACCAGCAAAAGACCTTTGCCAG GTTCCACTGTTCCTGCTGTTCTCGCAGTTGGGCCTCTGGCTGCGTCCTGACAATCTTCCACATGCACTGGTGTGAGAAGAAGGGCCAGGGCCAGGTGAAGATGAGGGTCTTCGCTCAGCGATGTAACAAGTGCCCTGAGCCTCTGTTTGCAGCTCCAGAGTTCACTTGGGACAACATCTCAAGGATCCTGAACAACCTGCTCTTCAGAATTCTGAAGAAGTGCTATGGGGAAGGGTTTAAGCAAATGGATGAGATTCCTTTGCATGGAGACACCAGTCTCCAAGGGCCACATGACAGCAGCAACTGTGAGGCATGTCTGCAGGGCTTTTGTGCTCAGAGTGGCTCAGGCCTCGCCTCAAAACCACCAGCGCGCCCACTATCTCCCACCCCCTCTAAAACAACTAGGGAGCCTCAGGTCACGACCATTTGCAGCGACGATCCCCGCTCCCAGACCTCCTCCAAAGTGGAAAAGCCCCAAGCGTCAAAAGTGGACCCCAAAGCCAGTAACCCTCCCAAAGCTGCCCTCAAGGTTAGCCACACCTCACACCCATCGACTTCAATATTGACAATCCAACAGTTGTCACGGGTAAGCTCACCTACCCCTACATGTGTCACTCAAATGCCTTCTCCCGTCAAGAGCAGCACAGCAGCAGATGCAGGAAAGAAGACCAGGTCCAAGACCCCAAAGGCATTGCCCCCACCCTCCTCAGTTGTCCCACCCACTTCCTCCTCAGTTGTCCCACCCACTTCCTCCTCAGTTGTCCCACCCACTTCCTCCTCAGTTGTCCCACCCACTTCCTCCTCAGTTGTCCCACCCACTTCCTCCTCAGTTGTCCCACCCACTTTCTCCTCAGTTGTCCCACCCACTTCCTCCTCAGTTGTCCCACCCACTTCCTCCTTATTTGTCCTACCCACTTCCTCCTTATTTGTCCCACCCACTCGCTCGTTTgccccacccacttcctccttATTTGTCCCACCCACTCGCTCGTTTgccccacccacttcctccttATTTGTCCCACCCACTTCCTCGTTTGTCCCACCCCCTCACTCCTATGTTGTGCCGGATTCTTGGAGACCGCCAGCAAACACCGCCTGCCAGGTAGAGAGAAGCAGCCATATCCACCCACCACGGGAATCTTGCCGTGAAGCTTGCTGCGAGGCCTGCTGCGAGGACTTCTGTGATTGCGGCAGGGCCTGCTGCCGGGGCTTTTGTAATTGCCTGTCACGTAAACCGCGTCAGTTTTTGGTCTTCCTAttcattgttgctgttattgtgaCACTTTACATAAAATATGGTATATGA
- the Rtp3 gene encoding receptor-transporting protein 3 isoform X2 — protein sequence MMEDIELWQQVFQELIQEVKPWHKWTLTQDNGLLPDVLKPGWMQYQQKTFARFHCSCCSRSWASGCVLTIFHMHWCEKKGQGQVKMRVFAQRCNKCPEPLFAAPEFTWDNISRILNNLLFRILKKCYGEGFKQMDEIPLHGDTSLQGPHDSSNCEACLQGFCAQSGSGLASKPPARPLSPTPSKTTREPQVTTICSDDPRSQTSSKVEKPQASKVDPKASNPPKAALKVSHTSHPSTSILTIQQLSRVSSPTPTCVTQMPSPVKSSTAADAGKKTRSKTPKALPPPSSVVPPTSSFVPPTRSFAPPTSSLFVPPTRSFAPPTSSLFVPPTSSFVPPPHSYVVPDSWRPPANTACQVERSSHIHPPRESCREACCEACCEDFCDCGRACCRGFCNCLSRKPRQFLVFLFIVAVIVTLYIKYGI from the exons ATGATGGAAGACATAGAGTTATGGCAACAAGTTTTCCAGGAGCTGATTCAAGAAGTGAAACCATGGCACAAATGGACCCTCACACAAGACAATGGCCTTCTTCCTGATGTTCTGAAGCCAGGATGGATGCAGTACCAGCAAAAGACCTTTGCCAG GTTCCACTGTTCCTGCTGTTCTCGCAGTTGGGCCTCTGGCTGCGTCCTGACAATCTTCCACATGCACTGGTGTGAGAAGAAGGGCCAGGGCCAGGTGAAGATGAGGGTCTTCGCTCAGCGATGTAACAAGTGCCCTGAGCCTCTGTTTGCAGCTCCAGAGTTCACTTGGGACAACATCTCAAGGATCCTGAACAACCTGCTCTTCAGAATTCTGAAGAAGTGCTATGGGGAAGGGTTTAAGCAAATGGATGAGATTCCTTTGCATGGAGACACCAGTCTCCAAGGGCCACATGACAGCAGCAACTGTGAGGCATGTCTGCAGGGCTTTTGTGCTCAGAGTGGCTCAGGCCTCGCCTCAAAACCACCAGCGCGCCCACTATCTCCCACCCCCTCTAAAACAACTAGGGAGCCTCAGGTCACGACCATTTGCAGCGACGATCCCCGCTCCCAGACCTCCTCCAAAGTGGAAAAGCCCCAAGCGTCAAAAGTGGACCCCAAAGCCAGTAACCCTCCCAAAGCTGCCCTCAAGGTTAGCCACACCTCACACCCATCGACTTCAATATTGACAATCCAACAGTTGTCACGGGTAAGCTCACCTACCCCTACATGTGTCACTCAAATGCCTTCTCCCGTCAAGAGCAGCACAGCAGCAGATGCAGGAAAGAAGACCAGGTCCAAGACCCCAAAGGCATTGCCCCCACCCTCCTCAGTTGTCCCACCCACTTCCTC ATTTGTCCCACCCACTCGCTCGTTTgccccacccacttcctccttATTTGTCCCACCCACTCGCTCGTTTgccccacccacttcctccttATTTGTCCCACCCACTTCCTCGTTTGTCCCACCCCCTCACTCCTATGTTGTGCCGGATTCTTGGAGACCGCCAGCAAACACCGCCTGCCAGGTAGAGAGAAGCAGCCATATCCACCCACCACGGGAATCTTGCCGTGAAGCTTGCTGCGAGGCCTGCTGCGAGGACTTCTGTGATTGCGGCAGGGCCTGCTGCCGGGGCTTTTGTAATTGCCTGTCACGTAAACCGCGTCAGTTTTTGGTCTTCCTAttcattgttgctgttattgtgaCACTTTACATAAAATATGGTATATGA